The genomic region gaagttatttttggaaggaaagacaCCTGATGAACTTGtaccccatgtcagaagatacaggagctgcccacgagggtgggggcgcgcccacccccctagggcgcgcccccctgcctcgtggggcccccgtggctcccctaatgtgcttcttccgcctatataactccatgtgacctaaaacttccagaacgcaacatagatcgggagttccgccgccagaagcctccgtagccaccgaaaaccaatctagacccgttccggcaccctgccggagggggcaatccttctctggtggccatcttcatcatcccgatgctctccatgacgaggagggagtagttctccctcgaggctgagggtatgtaccagtagctatgtgtttgatctctctctctctctcgtgttcttgagatgatacgatcttgatgtatcgcgagctttgttattagttggatcttatgtttctcctccccctcttctctcttgtaatgaatcgagtttcccctttgaagtaatcttatcggattgagtctttaaagatttgagaacacttgatgtatgtcttgccgtggatatctgtggtgacaatgggatatcacgtgattcacttgatgtatgttttggtgatcaacttgcaggttccgcccatgaacctatacataggggttggcacacgttttcgtcgtgattctccggtagaactttggggcgaACACGAGAGCACGATCTTCGGATTTAGGGTGACAGCATGCAATGATCTAGTCAGGTCTCGCAGTGCGCCATCTGCGCGCGGCATGTCACATGTCACCATGATGGCATGGACAAGCATCAAGATGTTACAATTAAATGCAATATGATTTAAACTCATTTAGAATGTACTAATACATGTTACATACATGTTACATAGTAAAGCATTCTGATGCATAGGTTGGACAAATGCTACTTGCTCTTGGGAAAACAAGAGAACTTGTCTTTTCTAATCCCTACCATTGCATACAGAGAACTGACACGGCATGTCGTGCTAGGTAGTCTCAATTTGTTGAAGGAATACACACCCCACCTAGCTGATTCCTTTTTTCATGACAAGAAACAAGGAACAAGGTGGGGAGTTAAGGCATCTAGTTTTCATAATGTGCCTAATACCATGTACGGAGGGAGTAACAACTTCGATGATATGGGAACACTATGTTGAGATTGATTAGGTAGGATTCCCCAAAACCAAATGAGGTAGATAGGGACCAAAGTATTTGTGTTCACATTTGTATTTTCGAAgttgaaaaagaaaggaaaagttTTTAATGAACAATCACCCAGAATTTagaagttactccctccgtcctcaAATAAGAGGATGCTTGGATCCAAGGTACTATTTTtaatctgactaaaaatagtctcttttagaggctaaagttccaagcacccctgactaaagagaggctaggactagtcttgaggctaaaaattTTTAGTTATAGGAAAccaactaaaatatgtattagccttctctcctcatttaattcctctcatTTAACACATGCGAATTCCGGAttgaagggtttggaggataataaatgctcaataacttaaTTTTAGTTTCTTTAGTATTTgaatccaagcatggatgaggctagcaagttttagtcccattacttttagtcatgggactaaaacgtatccaagcaccctctaagtggGCGTTTAGCATTCAAATTTTGTTTCTTTCTTATCACACGAAAATCAAGACCAATAATCTTTGTactttctacatgcacttagctcattgaaAATTAAAAAGAAGAGATTATGACTTGCACCTTCTTAATGCATTGTCTACTCCACTTCATAATATGTCTTAATATTTCTATATTTCCACTTATTTGAGGACCAAGGGAGTATGTCAAAAAGCCCATGCAGGTTAATTTCCATCATTACCTCCCCACAAGCCCTTGTAGTTTCAAAAGTTAATATAATCTTGAAACAAGTTCATTAACCAACTGATCACCTCTCTCGCATTGTTATCTGCTATCACGTGTTCACACAAAATGTTGCCCAACTGAACAACGCAAATGCTACAGGCACGTCATGATATCAAACCCTGCATTTCCCTTTGGCACGCCAAGGAATCCAGCCATCGACACCTGGAGCCACACCACACGGCAACAGCTACAAAGGGGTCCGTGGACTTTAATGCCTCGTTCATCCCCAATGGTTGCTTCTCTGGCTACTTTATGACCACTAGCTGCCATTAACCCATTTCTGCGGCAGGCAGTCTTTGCACGAGGTGAGGGCACCACAAACATAGTACATTTTCACATGTTTATTACAAGGGAGGGTGGTAGTCTTGGATGATCTATTTTTCACTTTAGCATTCTTTTTTCCATGATCCATCTGAACCCCTTCACAAGCAATACTCACCAACCCAAAAATTATTTTGGCCCGACCACTACCAATTCAGGCTTTGCATAAATCATTTTTCATTACCTGTTATGGCATGTGGTTTTCTTATGGGCCCATGGTTTTCTTAGTCTGGTCCAGTTTTTACTTGTGTTGTTCGGTTTTCATGACCCAGACTGTGCCCCAAGAGGATTCCTCTTGGATGAGGAATTTGGACTCAGGAATGGTTATTTTACTGCAAAATCGTGTTCATTGGCACGCCGGTATAGAAGTGCTGAAGCTTCTACCCTGTTGATAGCAAACAAGGTAAGAGTCTTAGTTAAATGATGGGTTATTTCTGGAGCTGGTATTATTAAATAAGAAAATGGGTTGAAGTTCTTCAGTGATAAATTCCTCACCATCCTGGATGAACGACGAATCTGCCTGTTTGTAGTGCCCAATTCACCTTGTCGGTTCCTAGTGAGTTGGCGACAACATGAGTAACCCGATCGTCAATCTGGTTCGTGCACACTGCACCGAACTGCTCTGCAGTCTGCCAGAGAGGATGCAAGTGGGGGTTAGCCTCTCCAACAGGGAAAATCCGGCTAAAGACAATACGGCAGCCGGCAAGGATCCTCCGCTGCTCAGATGATAGTATGCTGCGCACATCAGCATCATTGAGGTTGGGATGAGAAAAGAAGTTTTGATGAATGCGCCCAATAACCTATTTCAAGAATGTGACAAGTCTGTCAGTATAATCAACTGTGTATTTCAGTTCTCAGGAGTTTACTTGAGGGATGGATCCATCATTACCGCCAACGAAGAAGCAAGAGTGCCATCCTCAGGCCTTTCATCACGATCAATTTCAAGAAGTGATGGTCCAGGAAGGCCAAATTGCCGTCTGCTGCAAGGGAAATAGGTGTATCTGCAGATAATTGTTTGAAAAGGACTTAGTAAGATGCACTTGCTATTAACTCACATCAGAGTAAATATTTGACAGAGATACATGCCTCTCTACAACAATCATATTGTTTTTGTTGTGGGGCCAGACTCTCACAGAGTCATCGATGATCACTACTGCAGATTCCATCCCCAATACCCCATCAAGATCTTTACTTTTTGGTACACGGTCATCGCTGTCAAATGTATCACCGTCACCACCTCTTGAGATACCATCACCACCCCTTGAGATTACTCTCCCTGCAAACAGGGTTCCACTAGGATCAAGAACCTTAGCCATCTCAGTAGCATACAGCTTGTTCCCCATCGTGTACAGATGTAACTCGTAAAGCTTGCTCGCCTACAGCATAAAGCACCAAATACATCAACCTTCAACACGAAGTGGAAAATGCGTCCATGAGCAGTGATTGAGAAACCTAAAGACAACAAACCTTCTCGAGAAAATTCCATATTCCTGGTCTTAGTTTAGTCCACATTTGCATATGATGGAATCGGAACAGATGCCGCTCTGACCTTTCCCAGTCTTGTTCCTCTTTCTTCCGCAAAATCTCTTCATGAATAGGATCCACTTCTATAAACTGAATTATAAGTGCATACAATATTAGTGCACTTGACGAATAGTGAAACAATTTAAGTCTTAGGCTACAAAGTCTAATACCTTCGCAGAATTGAGGAGAGTGTGATCCAAATCAAGCACTAAACAAAGTTTCCTCGATGAAAACATCGTGTGCTGTTCCATGATCCGTCTTGCCCTTTCCTTCTGTATGAGAGCCTTCTGCTGGTCATCATAACCGTTAAGGAGATCATCAAGATCACCCCACTGGTTAGCTGGTGGCCTGGTACCAAGTGTTGTAGCAGGGGCAGCATTATTGGAATCATTCTGTCCAGCAGCTACTCTTGGATCTGCCCTATTTACGCTGACTAAACTTTCTTGAGGAGCAATGAGTGATGAAGCAGCTAACTGTGAATTAGAGACAGGATCGACCTTACTCGCGCTCATGGTGGACTGTCGAGCAATGCTGGATAATGAGACTGGTTGAGATGGCAACACAGTAGTCTGAAGTTGCTCTGCCAGTTGTTGACGGTTAATCAAATTGTCTTTGCTGTCCTGGAAGGCCGGCAGGGCGATACCATTGCTTTTGGCTTGATCAGAGTTCAGAGTATCGTTCTTCTGTGATGTGTTATTGTGGAGGACACGACGGGGATCACGCGCCTTCATACGTATTACTCCAGGGTCATTTTGTGAATTCTACAGCAAAACATATGGTCAGTACTTACAGTAAAGCCAGGAATTGgcactaaaagaaaagaaaaaagttcATGTAAAAATATTGACACCGCATAACCTACAAGTTACTACAACCTCAGCATGAGCATTGTGATTTAAAAAATAATCTTCACTTAATATGCCTAAAAATATGTCACCAAACAAATCTAAGTCACTATAAAATAATATGATAGTGACATTCATCAGGGCTTTACCACAGAGGCTGTTTGCGATGTTGCTTGTGGCCTATAAGAAGGAATGTGTGCAACTTCTGCGGTCTTCAGAGCATTGCCAGGTGGTATAACCATCCCAGCAGTGACATTATTGATCATGCCACTAGAGATGATACCTGAAGCAGGCTGAGGCTCTGATGCGGACCTCTTCTGATGTTCCATTTGAATCCAATGCATGAGCACAGTCGGGTTCACAGCAATGTCCTTTAACACTGCAGGCAATGAAACAATAGGAGCTGCACTGGTCTGTGGAACTGAATTAGGTTGGGAGGCTTGGAGAGTTCCAGTACTGTCTGGGATACTACTTACATTGCTAATAAGTTGACTACTGGTCCTAATACTAGGATTCCTGGCTGTCTTAGTTTCAAGCCCTGTATGCTTATTTGATTGAACCCTGTCACCTGAATAGGAGCTGATGTTACTTCCATCTCTACCAGGTGGTACCAGAATGTCTCTGGGACTCCCAGTACTCTCCCTAGCTCTTTTTAACACGGTTTCATCCATGAGAGGTTGGCCAGTTGCCTTGTGCTTCCGGCTATTATCTGATACAACACCCCCCAAGGTCCCATCTTTGGAAGCATTTGGCTCTGCCAAATTTACATGTATATTTGCATCTGCAGTACCACCAGAATCACGGTTCAAAAACCTGAGCCTTGGATCTCTACTTTTAGCTGAAGGCTTAAGAGCATGGCTGGGTCCTGAAACAGACTGTTCAATTTGTTTAGCATAACCTGGAGGACCACCTGCAAAACTGTCATTGCTGCTGATAACTGCACTAGGTCGGGAAGCAGGCATCAGATTCCCACTTGGCGGAGCAGACTTATTAGAAGCTGAAAAGCTTGAAACTTCACCAAATATATCACCTTCTTTGTCTCCAGATTTATCCCCATCATCAGATGGGGTTGGGCTTGGAAGATCATCACTTGCAAAGGTAGACGTCGGGCCATACTTCTGTCGGTACGAGGAAACATCCTTTAGCGCATCATTCACACATGGATAAAGAAAATTTTTTGAAGGATCAATTCTTTCTGCCGAAAAATATCTGTCAGGTGCCATTGGAAATACTCCAAACCCAATGGGCTTTGGCACAGGAAAAGGTGGGGCACTAACTCGGGTGGGTGAGGGTAAGCTGTTCTCGTCATAATCTGCATGAAGGTCCAACAAGGGGCTAACAATTCTATTATTCGCCGGTATCTCCCAGCTGGGGAAACTAGAGCCCCTAGGTGGATTTGCTGCTCCTGACTCGACTGGCAGTCTATCTGATGGAACCTGTCCAGATGGAACAACCACATTCACTGTTTTGGTGCTACAATTGGAACCGGCATTGTCTTCTCCATCTACAAAAACTAACTGTCTCACACGACTATCGAGCTGTCCACAGAAAAGAAACAGAAAGTTAGCATTCGAGCACAACCTACTCGCTCATGAAGCCCCACGAGCTACAAAAAATGCAAACCTCATCTCGCTGGTTGAGTGCCAGCATGTCTGAATATCTGTTCTTTATGTGAAACAGCAGCCTAGCAATTGAAAAGGGACCAATTGGTTATAAGATAACAAGTCAGTTTTAATCAATACTAAATGATTAGCAAAAGATGACTTATATTTACTTCAACAGCATGTTCTTGTTCTGCTCCCTCTTCGGCATCGCATATGAATTAGCTACCTACAACAATGAAAACGATGTGAGCACTATGGTTTGCCAGTTTGGAAAGGAAACAATCCAGCAGTCAGCCTTACAGTGGTGATGGTGTCGATTCCAACAAAAGCCTGTTGCACAAGAGCATCAAGCATAGGCATCGGGCTACCGCTCTCTGGGAACAGCGGCTTAAGGCTCTCAAAGCAAGACCGCAGGCGGGCACACGAAGCCTCAAATGACCTACAACACAACATTAGTAACTTATATCTCTCAGAAACTGAATCAAACATTATCCTAGCCATGAAACATGAGTACATACTTCTCAGCTTCCTCAATGGAAAGCCTCTCAAGCTCCTCCAGTATACTCCCCACGCGCTGGTCAAAATCCAGCTCATCAGCCGCCTCAACGGCCAAACGGGTCTGCTCCATGTCCACTGACTCTGACTTGTCCTGCGCATCAGAGTCCAAGTCGATGGTCTCAGGCTGCTTAATTGGAGGGGAAGTGGACTGTACGGCCTCCCCCTCCTCAATCTCGCCCTCTTCCTTCTCCTCGTCCGAGGTGTCGACGAGGTGCTCTACCTCGTCCTCGTCGGCAGCAGGCCGCGGAACGAGAGGCTTGTTCTGCACAGCTTGCGCCCAAGCAAAGCTGTGGAACGCCGGTGCATAACTCCGGGACATGGTGTACCCCATCCAAACCCTAGATCTCTGCGACGACGCCGACGGAGCAGCGGTGCCACTGGACGACTCCTTAAAGTCGGCGGCACTAATTTCTTCCAGCGACTCTGAGGAGTCCCCATCGGACgtctccccgccgccaccggcggTGAAGACGTCCCCCCCAGGCGCGACCACCGCCGACCGCGGGCGCTCCCTCGTCATCAGCACGACCAGCCAATCCTCGTCCTTGGGCGTGAGAGTCACGCGCATGTGCCGTCCGCGGCGAGCACCTCTGGCGATGGGCGCGCCTCCCAGGTCTCGTTCTACGCAGTCAAATCTGGCTACCCGGAGCTGAATCCGCAGCTCCCTGTGGCGCCGACCGATCCAGCAGCCGCCGAATCACACCAATGGATCAGAGCCCCGTCAGAATGGGGAGACCGCCCACCGGATTTCGCTGGATCGGAGATGCGAGGGTAGACGAAAAGACAGCGCGGCGCCGGATTTCGGGGAGACGGGGAGGGGCTCGTGAGGCTTTTGCAGAAACTTATACCGAACCCAAGTTTTAATCCGACCGTTTGTGTTTGATTTCCACGGTCGGGATATGTGGACGTGTAGTGTCAAGGTTGTGGCTTCGTGAGGATGGGGGACTCTTTTTTTTTCTATATCTATACTATACTTCTATCTATACTACTGTTAAAAGACCAAAGGTGATTTCCCCTACATCCACACGAGAAAGTGCACACAGGATAACCCCAGACGTCCGATCAGACCCACTTACTACCATCCAACTGTCCACGTTTCATCAACCATACTACAACCAGATCGACGGTTGTAAGCAAATGTTCTGCCAGCAGACTCCCACGTCCAGACTCCTACACATCCCCACGATAACACCTCCTTCCAGCGAATAAGCAGAATTTCCGGGATCAACGCCACCACCACGCCACGAACCTCGCATCggcacgccgcctcgccgtcctcgctccgccccgtcgtc from Triticum aestivum cultivar Chinese Spring chromosome 4A, IWGSC CS RefSeq v2.1, whole genome shotgun sequence harbors:
- the LOC123085898 gene encoding RNA polymerase II C-terminal domain phosphatase-like 3, coding for MRVTLTPKDEDWLVVLMTRERPRSAVVAPGGDVFTAGGGGETSDGDSSESLEEISAADFKESSSGTAAPSASSQRSRVWMGYTMSRSYAPAFHSFAWAQAVQNKPLVPRPAADEDEVEHLVDTSDEEKEEGEIEEGEAVQSTSPPIKQPETIDLDSDAQDKSESVDMEQTRLAVEAADELDFDQRVGSILEELERLSIEEAEKSFEASCARLRSCFESLKPLFPESGSPMPMLDALVQQAFVGIDTITTVANSYAMPKREQNKNMLLKLLFHIKNRYSDMLALNQRDELDSRVRQLVFVDGEDNAGSNCSTKTVNVVVPSGQVPSDRLPVESGAANPPRGSSFPSWEIPANNRIVSPLLDLHADYDENSLPSPTRVSAPPFPVPKPIGFGVFPMAPDRYFSAERIDPSKNFLYPCVNDALKDVSSYRQKYGPTSTFASDDLPSPTPSDDGDKSGDKEGDIFGEVSSFSASNKSAPPSGNLMPASRPSAVISSNDSFAGGPPGYAKQIEQSVSGPSHALKPSAKSRDPRLRFLNRDSGGTADANIHVNLAEPNASKDGTLGGVVSDNSRKHKATGQPLMDETVLKRARESTGSPRDILVPPGRDGSNISSYSGDRVQSNKHTGLETKTARNPSIRTSSQLISNVSSIPDSTGTLQASQPNSVPQTSAAPIVSLPAVLKDIAVNPTVLMHWIQMEHQKRSASEPQPASGIISSGMINNVTAGMVIPPGNALKTAEVAHIPSYRPQATSQTASVNSQNDPGVIRMKARDPRRVLHNNTSQKNDTLNSDQAKSNGIALPAFQDSKDNLINRQQLAEQLQTTVLPSQPVSLSSIARQSTMSASKVDPVSNSQLAASSLIAPQESLVSVNRADPRVAAGQNDSNNAAPATTLGTRPPANQWGDLDDLLNGYDDQQKALIQKERARRIMEQHTMFSSRKLCLVLDLDHTLLNSAKFIEVDPIHEEILRKKEEQDWERSERHLFRFHHMQMWTKLRPGIWNFLEKASKLYELHLYTMGNKLYATEMAKVLDPSGTLFAGRVISRGGDGISRGGDGDTFDSDDRVPKSKDLDGVLGMESAVVIIDDSVRVWPHNKNNMIVVERYTYFPCSRRQFGLPGPSLLEIDRDERPEDGTLASSLAVIGRIHQNFFSHPNLNDADVRSILSSEQRRILAGCRIVFSRIFPVGEANPHLHPLWQTAEQFGAVCTNQIDDRVTHVVANSLGTDKVNWALQTGRFVVHPGWVEASALLYRRANEHDFAVK